The following are encoded together in the Nocardioides thalensis genome:
- a CDS encoding alpha-(1->3)-arabinofuranosyltransferase domain-containing protein — protein sequence MEEARAEGGRYGAAAAALYAGIVLLMLVQQPGLTTYDTRAELTERPGDFLSGAFTLWHAESNFGELQNQAYGYLFPQGTWFWLTDVLGVEGWVSQRLWSALILVVACEGARRVALAIGLPGAVALLSGVVFAASPRLFGTVAVQTGESLPGAVMPWLVLAVLLHLRGVLPGWKAAVLSGAAVVCMGGVNAVETAGSLPLAIILVVWGASRGLTRWRFVAQWCGAVGLACLWWALPLLLLARYAPPFYEYVESATDTTSVVGWSEAARGDSSWIAYLLAGDQPWWPAAYHLATDPALVVIAAVVAAVGLVGLASLESSLNRPLMLAAVLGLGCLTVAHGGVAGAPVADAMRGLLDGSLQIFRNVHKIDPVVRLPLALGFGHAIWRLGTYGARRLPALAEWNRVLYLVPLLTVLALGRPFLLNDARTPGWEEIPTAWQETRAYLAEHAAAEGDAATAGRTLVVPGSRFAQHAWGWTIDEPLAILGGVPTVTRSQVPLIPGQSIRYLSALDQIIATGRATEALVDQLARAGITHVVLRRDLLRGVTGSPHPGAAAVSLARAGLERVAGFGETDEGAAEVEVFEVPERLPVLRSAALDDVLTVSGAPESVLGLDGAGLLSGRPTVLAGEDGWDEQPEAVTDADQRRERAFGINDEALSSVLTADEPWRTTRAVHDFPGVPGNPQVVARYEGLESVTASSAQGYADNFGPVSVQSGPYAAIDGDLDSRWVSSVATDPEEQWLRLTFDQPRDVHRVTVTPVADDPLVTPVRTLEVVAGDQRVEVDVNVSGAPAVVPLDGSEVESVEVRVVAAATADDSARVGLREVEVDRLEPRRTLVVPGTIPADASWQLSAVTGRRACYITLGQPDCDAARARASEEPEGLDRTFTLGGAQEVRLSGHVVVRSTPEAARLLDVVQHRPPVAASSVFGQDPKVAARFAYDGQTTTAWVSDNADPYPTLSFRWQKARRITGLTVATQGLQQVPTTAVVSTPRRSQRVTLGGAETEIRPVRTRELRVRFVKPAGARHVVVPEIGLTGVEVFRPFLPNAPTGSVCGLGPLLRIDGETIKTRVTGTLADVVNGSPMELEACRPRDDDGPITLAEGEHHLRAVPTAEFEVLDVTAVPEDAVAGSPGAGRVVEVQNWGDSTRTVRVAAGEGTLLYLPENFNEGWVAEADGERLMPVRVDGWQQGWVLPSGEATTVELRFAPQRTYDVLLPLGLGVSGAVLLAGLLVLLAPLLQVVRRRPLTAVPARDWPPLVPTRWPLRAGAVVVSLLLLGPACALALGGAVLAGDRPRWTAVAVAASGLVVLSGVLDVLGGETSRAAADLAAAVAVGVLAGRTLR from the coding sequence ATGGAGGAGGCGAGGGCCGAGGGCGGCAGGTACGGCGCTGCCGCGGCCGCGCTGTACGCCGGCATCGTCCTGCTCATGCTCGTGCAGCAGCCCGGGCTGACGACCTACGACACCCGCGCCGAGTTGACCGAGCGACCGGGTGACTTCCTGTCCGGGGCGTTCACGCTGTGGCACGCCGAGTCCAACTTCGGCGAGCTCCAGAACCAGGCCTACGGCTACCTCTTCCCGCAGGGCACCTGGTTCTGGCTGACCGACGTCCTGGGCGTCGAGGGATGGGTGAGCCAGCGGCTCTGGTCGGCGCTGATCCTCGTCGTCGCGTGCGAGGGCGCCCGCCGGGTCGCGCTGGCGATCGGACTGCCCGGCGCGGTCGCGCTCCTCTCCGGTGTCGTCTTCGCGGCCTCGCCCCGGCTGTTCGGCACGGTCGCGGTGCAGACCGGCGAGTCGCTGCCGGGCGCGGTGATGCCGTGGCTGGTGCTGGCCGTCCTGCTCCACCTGCGCGGGGTGCTGCCCGGGTGGAAGGCGGCGGTCCTCAGCGGCGCCGCGGTCGTCTGCATGGGCGGGGTCAACGCCGTCGAGACCGCCGGCTCCCTGCCGCTCGCGATCATCCTCGTCGTCTGGGGCGCGAGCCGGGGCCTGACCCGGTGGCGCTTCGTCGCGCAGTGGTGCGGCGCCGTGGGCCTGGCGTGCCTCTGGTGGGCCCTGCCGCTGCTGCTCCTGGCCCGCTACGCCCCGCCGTTCTACGAGTACGTCGAGAGCGCGACCGACACCACGTCGGTGGTGGGCTGGTCGGAGGCGGCACGTGGCGACTCCTCGTGGATCGCCTACCTGCTGGCGGGCGACCAGCCGTGGTGGCCGGCGGCGTACCACCTGGCCACCGACCCTGCCCTGGTCGTGATCGCGGCGGTGGTCGCCGCTGTCGGTCTCGTCGGACTGGCGTCGCTCGAGTCCTCGCTCAACCGCCCCCTCATGCTCGCCGCCGTTCTCGGTCTGGGCTGTCTCACCGTCGCCCACGGCGGCGTCGCGGGCGCTCCCGTCGCCGACGCGATGCGCGGGCTTCTCGACGGGTCGCTCCAGATCTTCCGCAACGTGCACAAGATCGACCCCGTCGTGCGCCTGCCGCTGGCGCTGGGCTTCGGCCACGCGATCTGGCGCCTCGGGACGTACGGCGCCCGCCGCCTGCCGGCCCTCGCGGAGTGGAACCGCGTGCTCTACCTCGTGCCGCTGCTCACGGTCCTCGCCCTGGGCCGGCCGTTCCTGCTCAACGACGCCCGTACCCCGGGCTGGGAGGAGATCCCCACGGCCTGGCAGGAGACCCGCGCCTACCTCGCGGAGCACGCGGCGGCCGAAGGCGACGCAGCGACCGCGGGACGCACGCTCGTGGTGCCCGGCTCGCGCTTCGCGCAGCACGCGTGGGGCTGGACGATCGACGAGCCGCTGGCGATCCTCGGCGGGGTCCCCACGGTGACGCGCAGCCAGGTGCCGCTGATCCCGGGTCAGTCGATCCGCTACCTCTCGGCGCTCGACCAGATCATCGCCACCGGCCGCGCCACGGAGGCGCTCGTGGACCAGCTGGCCCGCGCCGGCATCACCCACGTGGTCCTGCGCCGCGACCTGCTGCGCGGCGTCACCGGCTCGCCGCACCCCGGCGCTGCGGCGGTGTCCCTGGCGCGGGCGGGGCTGGAGCGGGTCGCCGGGTTCGGCGAGACCGACGAGGGTGCGGCCGAGGTCGAGGTGTTCGAGGTGCCGGAGCGGCTCCCGGTGCTGCGGTCGGCCGCGCTCGACGACGTCCTGACCGTGAGCGGCGCACCCGAGAGCGTGCTCGGGCTCGACGGCGCCGGCCTCCTCTCGGGCCGGCCGACCGTGCTGGCCGGCGAGGACGGCTGGGACGAGCAGCCGGAGGCCGTCACCGACGCCGACCAGCGGCGCGAGCGCGCGTTCGGCATCAACGACGAGGCGCTCTCCTCGGTCCTGACCGCCGACGAGCCCTGGCGCACCACCCGCGCCGTCCACGACTTCCCGGGCGTGCCCGGCAACCCCCAGGTCGTCGCCCGCTACGAGGGCCTGGAGTCGGTCACGGCGTCGTCGGCGCAGGGCTATGCCGACAACTTCGGGCCGGTGTCCGTGCAGTCCGGCCCGTACGCCGCGATCGACGGCGACCTCGACAGCCGCTGGGTCAGCTCGGTCGCAACGGACCCGGAGGAGCAGTGGCTCCGCCTGACCTTCGACCAGCCGCGGGACGTCCACCGGGTCACCGTCACGCCGGTGGCCGACGACCCGCTCGTCACGCCGGTCCGCACCCTCGAGGTGGTGGCCGGCGACCAGCGCGTCGAGGTCGACGTCAACGTCTCCGGAGCGCCCGCGGTGGTGCCGCTCGACGGCAGCGAGGTCGAGTCCGTCGAGGTGCGTGTCGTCGCGGCGGCGACCGCCGACGACTCCGCCCGGGTCGGGCTGCGGGAGGTGGAGGTCGACCGCCTCGAGCCGCGGCGCACGCTGGTGGTGCCCGGCACGATCCCCGCCGACGCGTCGTGGCAGCTCAGCGCTGTCACCGGCCGGCGTGCGTGCTACATCACCCTCGGCCAGCCCGACTGCGACGCCGCACGGGCCCGCGCGTCGGAGGAGCCGGAGGGTCTCGACCGCACGTTCACGCTCGGCGGTGCGCAGGAGGTGCGACTGAGCGGGCACGTCGTCGTCCGCAGCACTCCCGAGGCCGCGCGGCTCCTCGACGTCGTGCAGCACCGGCCGCCCGTCGCGGCCTCGTCGGTGTTCGGCCAGGACCCCAAGGTGGCGGCGCGGTTCGCCTACGACGGGCAGACGACCACCGCGTGGGTGTCGGACAACGCCGACCCCTATCCGACGCTGAGCTTCCGCTGGCAGAAGGCCCGCAGGATCACCGGGCTGACCGTGGCCACCCAGGGTCTCCAGCAGGTGCCGACGACCGCCGTGGTGAGCACCCCGCGTCGCAGCCAGCGGGTGACGCTCGGTGGCGCGGAGACCGAGATCCGTCCGGTGCGGACCCGCGAGCTCCGGGTCCGCTTCGTCAAGCCGGCGGGTGCGCGCCACGTCGTCGTCCCCGAGATCGGGCTGACCGGTGTCGAGGTCTTCCGCCCGTTCCTGCCGAACGCCCCGACCGGCTCCGTGTGCGGACTGGGGCCGCTGCTCCGCATCGACGGCGAGACGATCAAGACCCGGGTCACCGGCACGCTCGCCGACGTCGTCAACGGCAGCCCGATGGAGCTCGAGGCCTGCCGGCCGCGCGACGACGACGGGCCGATCACCCTCGCCGAGGGCGAGCACCACCTCCGCGCCGTCCCGACCGCCGAGTTCGAGGTGCTGGACGTCACCGCCGTCCCGGAGGATGCAGTCGCCGGGAGCCCCGGCGCCGGCCGCGTCGTCGAGGTGCAGAACTGGGGCGACAGCACCCGCACCGTGCGGGTCGCGGCGGGGGAGGGCACGCTGCTCTACCTGCCCGAGAACTTCAACGAGGGCTGGGTCGCCGAAGCCGACGGCGAGCGGCTGATGCCGGTGCGCGTCGACGGCTGGCAACAGGGCTGGGTCCTGCCCTCGGGCGAGGCGACCACCGTCGAGCTCAGGTTCGCGCCGCAGCGCACCTACGACGTGCTGCTGCCGCTCGGGCTCGGCGTGAGCGGCGCGGTGCTGCTCGCCGGGCTGCTGGTGCTGCTCGCTCCGCTCCTCCAGGTCGTACGGCGCCGCCCGCTGACCGCGGTGCCGGCTCGGGACTGGCCGCCGCTCGTCCCGACCCGGTGGCCGTTGCGTGCGGGCGCCGTGGTCGTGAGCCTGCTCCTGCTCGGTCCGGCCTGCGCGTTGGCGCTCGGCGGCGCAGTGCTCGCGGGCGATCGTCCGCGCTGGACCGCGGTCGCGGTCGCCGCGAGCGGCCTGGTCGTGCTGTCGGGCGTGCTCGACGTCCTCGGAGGCGAGACGTCCCGCGCCGCCGCTGACCTCGCCGCCGCGGTCGCCGTCGGCGTCCTGGCGGGACGGACGCTCCGATGA